A genome region from Setaria italica strain Yugu1 chromosome III, Setaria_italica_v2.0, whole genome shotgun sequence includes the following:
- the LOC101774704 gene encoding transcription factor MYB2 codes for MDMDMGMCGLDELEVLAMSPGGSAASAAAAPVASEDEGDLRRGPWTVEEDLLLVNYIAAHGEGRWNSLARSAGLKRTGKSCRLRWLNYLRPDVRRGNITAEEQLLILELHSRWGNRWSKIAQHLPGRTDNEIKNYWRTRVQKHAKQLRCDVNSRQFRDVVRHVWMPRLVERIQAEYSGGSAVVAQAPAAPAALVAPATTTASAPAAYYHPSPYGGHGQSADGVVPPSKAHGGGYYHADYYSYSEPGQEPAPAAMSPDDTSSALRSSLTDATSHGTQHHYAASAATPTNEGCCGAAGPTAAGGDDVVQEEEEDVFAGTWSELLAAAGSDGGSKIGLPDFEFADFEDNLWSLEDLCLQQLC; via the exons atggacatggacatgggCATGTGCGGCTTGGATGAGCTGGAGGTGCTGGCGATGAGCcccggcggctcggcggcgtcggcggccgcggcacctGTCGCCAGCGAGGACGAGGGCGACCTGCGGAGGGGGCCGTGGAccgtcgaggaggacctcctgcTCGTCAACTACATCGCCGCCCACGGCGAGGGCCGCTGGAACTCGCTCGCGCGCTCTGCAG GCCTGAAGCGCACCGGCAAGAGCTGCCGCCTCCGGTGGCTCAACTACCTGCGCCCCGACGTGCGCCGCGGCAACATCACCGCCGAGGAGCAGCTGCTCATCCTCGAACTCCACTCCCGCTGGGGCAACCGCTGGTCCAAGATCGCGCAGCACCTCCCGGGGCGCACcgacaacgagatcaagaactactgGCGGACCCGCGTGCAGAAGCACGCCAAGCAGCTCCGCTGCGACGTCAACAGCCGCCAGTTCCGCGACGTCGTGCGCCACGTCTGGATGCCGCGCCTCGTCGAGCGCATCCAGGCCGAGTACTCCGGCGGCTCTGCCGTGGTTGcgcaggcgccggcggcgccggcggccctgGTTGCGCCAGCGACGACCACGGCGAGCGCGCCGGCCGCGTACTACCATCCGAGCCCGTACGGCGGTCACGGGCAAAGCGCCGACGGCGTCGTCCCGCCGAGCAAGGCTCACGGCGGCGGTTACTACCACGCGGACTACTACAGCTACAGCGAGCCGGGCCAGGAGCCGGCGCCTGCGGCCATGAGCCCCGACGACACCTCCAGCGCGCTGCGCTCGTCGCTGACGGACGCGACGTCGCACGGGACGCAGCATCATTacgccgcgtcggcggcgaccCCGACGAACGAAGGCTGCTGCGGGGCCGCCggaccgacggcggcgggcggcgacgacgtagttcaggaggaggaggaggacgtgtTCGCCGGGACCTGGTCGGAGCTTCTCGCGGCCGCCGGCAGCGACGGTGGCTCCAAGATCGGCCTGCCGGACTTCGAGTTCGCCGATTTCGAGGACAACCTGTGGAGCCTGGAGGACCTTTGCTTACAGCAGCTGTGCTGA